One window from the genome of Argonema galeatum A003/A1 encodes:
- a CDS encoding pentapeptide repeat-containing protein, which yields MKRGILVTTALILTFGVAAPLHAANRDDLRRLLDTNECRRCDLRSANLRNADLQNADLQNADLENANLQGANLRSANLEEADLRGADLRGVDFTSARLSGANIRNANLDNANLRNANLENAYLDGAYLGNTTLDGAYLSGVYGYENGRDDRNYNDRNYNDRNYNDRNYNDRNYNDRNYNDRDYRYREDEIRQVYREVLGREPDYSGLRTWTDEIGRGRSLRDVRNEIARSAEAQAAVNQIYRELLGRDADSRGIRTWTNQLASGSSLSRVRRDIEQSEEARNRRTQPIRIQPSAPLPGAINPVQPSYPIYRQTTPPTAPTPPPAPPVRVQPNRIQQSSPGGTSQQYRIQQSAPPSNTPTRIQPNRIQQSAPPAAQSAPVQPAPPAATPVQQSTPAPGIIRIQPRN from the coding sequence ATGAAACGTGGAATTCTTGTAACTACCGCATTAATCCTGACTTTTGGCGTAGCAGCTCCTTTGCACGCGGCAAATCGCGATGACCTCAGACGGCTGCTGGATACTAATGAGTGTCGCCGATGTGACCTCAGAAGTGCCAATTTGAGGAATGCTGACCTACAGAATGCTGACCTACAGAATGCTGACCTGGAGAATGCTAACCTCCAAGGTGCTAACTTGAGGAGTGCTAATCTGGAGGAGGCTGACCTCCGGGGTGCTGATTTGAGGGGTGTCGATTTCACCAGTGCTAGATTGAGCGGGGCTAACATCAGAAATGCCAATCTGGATAATGCCAATCTGCGGAATGCGAACTTGGAAAATGCTTACCTGGATGGTGCGTACCTGGGAAATACCACTCTGGATGGTGCTTACCTGAGTGGAGTGTATGGGTATGAGAATGGGCGGGACGATCGCAACTACAACGATCGCAACTACAACGATCGCAACTATAACGATCGCAACTACAACGATCGCAACTATAACGATCGCAACTACAACGATCGCGATTATCGGTACAGAGAAGATGAAATCAGGCAAGTTTATCGAGAAGTTTTAGGCCGCGAACCCGATTATAGCGGCTTGCGAACCTGGACTGATGAGATCGGAAGGGGCCGATCGCTCCGCGATGTCCGCAATGAAATTGCTCGCAGCGCCGAAGCTCAAGCAGCAGTTAACCAGATTTATCGAGAACTTTTGGGGCGCGATGCCGATTCACGCGGAATCCGGACTTGGACTAATCAATTAGCGTCAGGAAGCTCGCTCTCGCGAGTCCGCCGCGACATAGAACAGAGTGAAGAAGCCCGCAACCGCAGAACCCAACCGATCCGAATCCAGCCGTCCGCTCCACTTCCAGGCGCGATTAACCCAGTGCAGCCGTCCTATCCAATTTACAGACAAACGACCCCTCCTACTGCGCCCACTCCTCCCCCCGCTCCACCAGTCCGAGTCCAGCCGAACCGAATTCAGCAATCCTCACCTGGTGGAACATCGCAGCAGTACCGCATTCAGCAGTCGGCTCCACCGTCTAATACACCAACCCGAATTCAGCCGAACCGCATTCAGCAGTCCGCTCCCCCAGCCGCACAATCAGCCCCAGTCCAGCCCGCTCCCCCAGCAGCAACCCCTGTTCAGCAGTCCACTCCTGCTCCTGGTATAATTCGCATCCAGCCCCGGAACTAG
- a CDS encoding isochorismatase, producing the protein MNINTQLPIPSHFDSGKVGQVWRVPYQDRAVEAEDWAKQQGIQPAAEDKTRICLLIIDAQNTFCIPEFELFVGGRSGTGAVDDNVRLCEFIYRNLGAITEIAATMDTHTAMQIFHPVFWINDAGEYPIPAATNITLDDVQKGVWKVNPAVAYSIAGGDYPALEKHALHYVRKLSDDGKYPLIVWPYHSMLGGIGHALVSAVEEAIFFHNIARMSQTNFEIKGSNPLTENYSVLRPEVLQGYDGGPIAQKNDFLIQKLLDFDVLIIAGQAKSHCVAWTIDDLLTEITALDANLASKVYLLEDCTSAVVVPGVVDFTEQADAAFARFASAGMHIVKSGG; encoded by the coding sequence ATGAATATAAACACACAACTACCAATCCCGTCTCACTTCGACTCCGGCAAAGTGGGGCAAGTCTGGCGCGTACCATACCAAGATAGGGCAGTTGAAGCTGAAGACTGGGCCAAGCAGCAAGGCATTCAACCAGCTGCCGAAGATAAAACGCGGATTTGTTTACTGATAATCGACGCCCAAAACACTTTTTGCATTCCTGAATTTGAACTGTTTGTGGGCGGTAGGTCTGGTACTGGTGCTGTGGATGACAATGTGCGCTTGTGCGAGTTTATCTATCGCAATTTGGGGGCAATTACGGAGATTGCGGCAACGATGGACACTCACACCGCTATGCAAATCTTTCATCCCGTTTTCTGGATTAATGATGCAGGGGAATACCCAATTCCAGCTGCTACTAATATTACTCTTGATGATGTACAAAAAGGAGTTTGGAAAGTTAATCCAGCCGTTGCTTACAGTATCGCTGGTGGCGACTATCCGGCGCTGGAAAAACACGCTTTGCACTATGTCCGCAAGTTAAGTGACGACGGTAAATATCCCTTGATAGTTTGGCCGTATCACTCTATGCTGGGTGGGATCGGTCACGCTTTGGTTTCGGCGGTGGAAGAAGCGATATTTTTTCACAATATAGCGAGGATGAGTCAGACGAATTTCGAGATTAAAGGTAGCAATCCTCTCACAGAAAACTACTCGGTGTTGCGTCCGGAAGTGTTGCAGGGCTATGATGGAGGCCCGATCGCTCAGAAAAATGACTTTCTTATCCAAAAATTGCTGGATTTTGATGTATTGATTATTGCCGGACAAGCTAAAAGTCACTGCGTCGCCTGGACAATTGACGACTTGCTGACGGAGATTACGGCGCTAGATGCCAATTTGGCGTCTAAGGTTTATCTGCTGGAAGACTGCACTTCTGCGGTTGTCGTTCCCGGTGTTGTTGACTTCACGGAACAAGCTGATGCTGCGTTTGCACGCTTCGCCAGTGCGGGAATGCACATTGTGAAATCAGGGGGCTAG